GGTATTCATAAAAACACAAAGAAAGATAGAGGTACGAAATAGTAGAATTCCATAGGATTTTTTGCAAAATCGCAGCCAACACGGGCACTGTTTGAACGCAGTGAGTTGTGCAGGAGTGTTGGCGGATCAGCGTTTTGCAAAAAATCCGTCAATGGAATTCGTTTTTCGTACCTCTATCTTTCTTTGTGTTTTTATGAATACTCGATACATTTCCGTTATACAACTTAAAATTTCAAAGCACTTTTCTTTTTTGTATACATACCATGATAGTATAAAAGAAGAAAAGGAAAATAGAGATGAATCAATGTTATTGTGATCGATCATCAGGAATGTGTGAGCATGGTCATCGGCATGGTGGAGTGGATTCTATGCCGGTTGCTATGCAGTATGTTCCATGGCAGCATTGGAGCAGGATTTATAGTCCGGAAGAAGGATTACAATGTGGAACGATCTTTCCAGAGTTGAATAAACCATTTTATGGGAAAGGGGCGTGCCGGTAATGAATCAGTATGATAAGAAAAAGTTGTTAAATTATATTGATGCAGTCAGCTTTGCATTGATTGATACGAATCTGTATCTTGATACACACCCAAATGACAAAAAAGCAATGGACCATTTTAATCAATATCAGAAGGCAAGAAAGCAGGCATTAAAAGAATATGCGAGAAATTTTGAACCATTGACGATTGATAGTGCAGATATAGATGATCATTTTACATGGGCAACGGATTCTTGGCCATGGATGAAGAGGGGAGGTTGTTGATATGTGGAATTATGAAAAACGATTGGAGTTTCCGGTAAATATCAAACGAACAGATCCCAAGATGGCACAATTGATCATTACGCAGTATGGTGGTCCAGATGGGGAATTAGGAGCTTCGATGCGGTATTTGTCGCAGCGATTTGCGATGCCATATAAAAATGTTTGTGGGGTGCTAACCGATATAGGTACAGAAGAATTAGCTCACTTGGAAATGATCTGTACGATCGTGCATCAGTTAACTAGAGATCTAACTCCAGAACAGGTGAAAAAATCAGGGTTTGGAGCTTACTATGTAGATCATACAGCAGGTGTATGGCCACAAGCAGCAAGTGGTGTACCGTTTAGCGCAGCGACGTTTCAGTCTGTGGGAGATCCGATTACAGATTTAAGTGAAGACCTTGCTGCAGAACAAAAAGCAAGAACAACGTATGATAATTTGTTAAGGCTTATTGATGATCCAGATGTTAGAGAGCCACTGAAATTCTTACGAGAAAGAGAAATCGTGCATTTCCAGAGATTTGGTGAAGCACTGAGGACTGTACAGGATCATTTGGATTCTAAGAATTTTTATGCGATCAATCCAGCATTTGATCATAGTGGTAATTGTAATAAATAAATATATAAAAACAGTTGGCATAAAAAGTAAAAATTATGTCAGCTGTTTTTTATTTTTTGAAGTAACAAAAAGTTGAAAATATATGACAATCTGTTATAATAAATCAAAAATGAATAGTTCAAATATGAAATAATTAACAAGGAGGGATAAATTCATGAAGATCAATATAGAATTTCCGAGAAAGTTGTTAGAGGTATATAACGATGCATGTAAGCCGTTATGCAAGAAATTAAAATTACCACAGACAGCTTTTGATATTTTAATGTTTTTAGGAAACAATCCACAATACCAGACAGCCAGAGATATCGTAAAGATCAGAAATATCAAAGCAAATCTTATATCGATCAACGTAGAGAAACTTGTGAAAGAAGGTTATTTAAGAAGAGAAGAGATCAAAGGTGATCGAAGAAAAACAAAACTGATTATTACAGAAAAAGCACATCCAGTGATCAAAGAAGGACAGCAGTTACAACAAGGATTTGTAGATCAGTTGTTTGATAATACAACACAAGAAGATAAAAAAATTTTTTTCCATGTAATGAAAAATATGGATAAGAATTTAGATGATATTTTGAAAGGTGGAAACTAAGATGAATATATTATTAACAATCGCAGTAACATTTTTTGCAGGAATGGGAGCCGGGCTTGGAACAGGATTTGCAGGGATGAGTGCAGCAGCTGTAATTAGTCCGATGTTGATCACATTCCTTAAGATGGACCCGTATATGGCAATAGGAATTGCATTGTCCTCTGATGTATTAGCAAGTGCAGTATCAGCTTATATTTATGGAAAAAATAAGAATCTTGATATAAAAAATGGTATCATCATGATGATAAGTGTGTTAACATTTACAGTAGTAGGAAGCTATATTGCAAGCTTACTTCCAGCTGCAACGATGGGAAGCTTTTCTGTATTTATGACATTTTTATTAGGAATTAAATTTATCGTGAGACCAGTTATGACAACCAAAGAAGCCATGCAAGGAGTTTCAGCAAAGAAACGTGCAATTC
The sequence above is drawn from the Anaerostipes hadrus ATCC 29173 = JCM 17467 genome and encodes:
- a CDS encoding spore coat associated protein CotJA, translated to MNQCYCDRSSGMCEHGHRHGGVDSMPVAMQYVPWQHWSRIYSPEEGLQCGTIFPELNKPFYGKGACR
- a CDS encoding spore coat protein CotJB produces the protein MNQYDKKKLLNYIDAVSFALIDTNLYLDTHPNDKKAMDHFNQYQKARKQALKEYARNFEPLTIDSADIDDHFTWATDSWPWMKRGGC
- a CDS encoding manganese catalase family protein, whose translation is MWNYEKRLEFPVNIKRTDPKMAQLIITQYGGPDGELGASMRYLSQRFAMPYKNVCGVLTDIGTEELAHLEMICTIVHQLTRDLTPEQVKKSGFGAYYVDHTAGVWPQAASGVPFSAATFQSVGDPITDLSEDLAAEQKARTTYDNLLRLIDDPDVREPLKFLREREIVHFQRFGEALRTVQDHLDSKNFYAINPAFDHSGNCNK
- a CDS encoding MarR family winged helix-turn-helix transcriptional regulator; amino-acid sequence: MKINIEFPRKLLEVYNDACKPLCKKLKLPQTAFDILMFLGNNPQYQTARDIVKIRNIKANLISINVEKLVKEGYLRREEIKGDRRKTKLIITEKAHPVIKEGQQLQQGFVDQLFDNTTQEDKKIFFHVMKNMDKNLDDILKGGN
- a CDS encoding sulfite exporter TauE/SafE family protein, whose product is MNILLTIAVTFFAGMGAGLGTGFAGMSAAAVISPMLITFLKMDPYMAIGIALSSDVLASAVSAYIYGKNKNLDIKNGIIMMISVLTFTVVGSYIASLLPAATMGSFSVFMTFLLGIKFIVRPVMTTKEAMQGVSAKKRAIQSVVCGIMIGLICGFVGAGGGMMMLLILTSVLGYELKTAVGTSVFIMAFTAFTGAVSHFMIVGAPDWTVFILCVVFTLIWARIAARFANKATPETLNRATGVILVILGIVVLGFSMLS